One genomic region from Candidatus Cloacimonadota bacterium encodes:
- the lpxA gene encoding acyl-ACP--UDP-N-acetylglucosamine O-acyltransferase codes for MTKIHNTALIHKNAQIASDVEIGPYTIIGANVKIGKGSKIRSHVVIDGRTNIGENCLIFPSAVIGTIPQDLKYSGEKTQVIIGSKTTIREFVTINLSTSIDQPTTVGNNCLLMAYVHVAHNCKLGDNVIMANAATLAGHVEVENNATIGGLTPVHQFVKIGCYSFIGGLSRVSKDVAPYTRGASIPYKTIGLNSIGLRRHNFSDETMQSLKKLYKIFYTSNLNTTQAIEKIEANIEPIYEVNHFVNFVKKTERGILK; via the coding sequence ATGACGAAAATTCATAATACAGCACTTATTCATAAAAACGCACAAATTGCTTCTGACGTTGAAATCGGACCATATACAATTATCGGAGCAAATGTAAAAATCGGAAAAGGCTCGAAGATTCGCTCCCATGTTGTGATAGACGGTCGTACAAACATCGGCGAAAACTGCCTCATATTTCCGTCTGCTGTCATCGGAACTATTCCACAAGATCTAAAATATTCCGGTGAAAAAACACAGGTAATTATCGGGTCAAAAACAACCATTAGAGAATTTGTTACTATAAATTTATCCACCAGTATTGATCAACCCACTACCGTCGGAAACAATTGTTTGCTCATGGCTTACGTCCATGTTGCTCACAATTGTAAGCTCGGAGATAATGTTATTATGGCAAATGCAGCTACCTTAGCCGGTCATGTTGAAGTTGAAAATAATGCAACAATTGGGGGACTTACACCAGTGCATCAATTTGTAAAAATTGGTTGCTATTCCTTTATTGGCGGGCTTTCACGTGTTAGCAAAGATGTGGCTCCCTACACCCGTGGTGCAAGCATTCCTTACAAAACTATCGGCTTAAATTCCATCGGTTTGAGAAGGCATAATTTTTCCGATGAAACTATGCAATCGTTAAAAAAATTATATAAAATTTTTTATACTTCCAACCTTAATACTACACAAGCTATAGAAAAAATAGAAGCCAATATTGAACCCATATATGAAGTGAATCATTTTGTAAATTTCGTAAAAAAAACGGAAAGAGGAATTTTAAAATGA
- a CDS encoding HU family DNA-binding protein: protein MTKKDLIDSLALEVDISKKKAGDAINHILDAITLSLEKGEKVTLVGFGTFKIQKRAERMGMNPSTLEKIRIPSTKVPKFKAGKKLKDAVR from the coding sequence ATGACAAAGAAAGACTTAATTGATAGCTTAGCATTGGAAGTTGATATCTCCAAGAAAAAGGCTGGAGATGCTATTAATCACATCCTTGATGCTATCACCCTTAGCCTTGAAAAAGGCGAAAAAGTAACACTCGTTGGTTTTGGAACATTCAAAATTCAAAAAAGAGCCGAAAGAATGGGTATGAACCCATCTACTTTGGAAAAAATTCGAATCCCATCTACCAAAGTTCCCAAATTCAAAGCTGGAAAAAAACTTAAAGACGCAGTTAGATAA